A region from the Acyrthosiphon pisum isolate AL4f chromosome A1, pea_aphid_22Mar2018_4r6ur, whole genome shotgun sequence genome encodes:
- the LOC100168182 gene encoding protein inscuteable homolog, giving the protein MTDFQRTRSKVWFPNLDDDDEDIHHSWRRQPSSSPDSRRVSSGSPSNGSHKSQDSGFSDSESSPLGLSKALPKEDKQYDNTNAFTDKLPDGVLPEAPVPRVPSPCEPHPQSPNHCNCLLPACELSRKFRSFEFTTAEETSPFRPTVKRYEEEQPARTPNRTCFIVDELPKTTVVLSTPSSVKSFDGHFDQSENVTVVENIKQDCIKNNELIIDPPTPFVDRFNDVDTVSLCESDRPGSPEHTSTPKSTKNRCCTPRLHYRKDLQLKKPKHLKNSFSRIERENEVPVGQWLNELRFRCEPECMTTLQSKSIATSEDACRFSTVVCTDSEVVRDLYQRTKSISDEFIKVYSDLNKCPVDNFGPSVHTLTGLLLDFVCDHESELPEHGQELCMDLVDVSEKLRIHANRRLGNRKIILNDVSALGQIFSELIDALLMKKIQSLVDILEEPSTDIELVKTMSSINSLGLESVHLGSLVTKCNGVRSLLTVCIEAASSTVRSAALRTLAMVCCSSDSIRQFEKAGGVEILSDVLGSKNRSEKELTDAVSVLAQITAPWIEDNHVVNGLSEYLDTIISSLTYLVETTRSSETLLLSSAALANITFMEPNAIWTILNMGTAGSLIEAVRKNGTKSSVFLQEQTATLLANMAAVPEARPHMAANHAVIALLCFLQVRHSPLQRVPEILAAERLQHKTAIALSRLCSDVEVSKQFVELEGVNRLIRLCKDERERNHSDGVLVACLASLRKIAANCGKEIMNQYDAAELIEPRLLDSFLLYSSKQESYV; this is encoded by the exons atgactgacTTCCAGCGGACTCGTAGCAAGGTGTGGTTTCCCAATTTGGATGATGACGATGAAGATATTCACCACTCGTGGCGCCGACAACCATCCTCGTCACCGGATAGCAGACGTGTGTCGTCTGGCAGCCCGAGCAACGGTAGTCACAAGTCACAGGACTCCGGTTTTTCAGACTCCGAGAGTAGTCCCTTAGGATTGTCAAAAGCTTTGCCGAAAGAAGATAAGCAATATGACAATACGAATGCGTTTACCGACAAATTGCCAGACGGAGTGTTACCCGAAGCCCCAGTTCCTAGAGTGCCGTCGCCTTGCGAGCCCCATCCACAATCGCCCAATCATTGCAATTGTCTTCTACCAGCTTGCGAATTGTCCAGAAAGTTCCGTTCGTTTGAGTTCACCACCGCCGAGGAAACGTCACCATTCAGACCGACGGTAAAAAGGTACGAGGAAGAACAACCTGCACGCACACCCAACCGGACTTGTTTTATTGTTGATGAATTGCCAAAAACCACCGTAGTATTGTCGACGCCGAGCTCAGTGAAAAGTTTTGACGGCCATTTCGATCAGTCTGAAAACGTTACTGTTGTAGAAAACATAAAACAGGACTGCATCAAAAATAACGAATTGATTATCGATCCACCAACACCGTTTGTCGACCGTTTTAACGATGTGGACACAGTGAGTCTATGTGAATCCGACAGACCGGGCTCACCTGAGCATACGTCTACACCAAAATCGACCAAAAACAGATGTTGTACGCCCAGGTTACATTATAGAAAAGATctacaattaaaaaaaccaaaacatcTAAAAAATAGCTTTTCCAG AATTGAACGTGAAAACGAAGTGCCTGTTGGCCAGTGGCTAAACGAACTGAGGTTTAGATGTGAACCTGAATGTATGACCACTTTACAATCGAAATCAATAGCAACTTCGGAAGATGCTTGTCGTTTTTCTACTGTTGTCTGCACCGATTCTGAAGTTGTGCGGGACCTTTATCAACGTACAAAATCCATATCTgatgaatttataaaagtttacaG TGATTTGAACAAATGTCCAGTTGATAATTTTGGACCATCTGTCCATACATTAACTGGTCTGTTGTTGGACTTTGTTTGTGATCACGAGAGTGAACTACCTGAGCACGGCCAAGAGTTATGCATGGACTTGGTAGATGTTTCCGAGAAACTGAGAATTCATGCTAACCGACGTCTAGGCAACAGAAAGATTATTCTAAACGACGTGTCCGCACTAGGACAAATATTTAGTGAATTAATCGACGCTTTGTTAATGAAGAAAATACAG TCTTTGGTGGACATATTGGAAGAACCAAGCACTGATATTGAGCTGGTTAAGACCATGTCCAGTATCAACAGCCTGGGATTGGAAAGTGTTCATCTTGGTAGCTTGGTGACGAAGTGCAATGGTGTCCGATCGTTGTTGACTGTTTGCATAGAAGCCGCGTCCAGTACAGTCAGATCGGCTGCCCTGCGCACACTGGCCATGGTGTGTTGTTCGTCGGACAGCATCAGACAATTCGAAAAG GCTGGAGGCGTGGAGATATTATCAGACGTATTGGGCAGTAAAAACCGCTCGGAAAAAGAACTCACCGACGCCGTGTCAGTGTTGGCTCAGATCACCGCTCCTTGGATCGAAGACAACCACGTCGTCAACGGGCTAAGCGAATACCTAGACACTATTATATCATCGTTGACAT ACCTGGTGGAGACCACACGATCGTCGGAAACGCTGTTGCTGTCGTCCGCTGCGCTGGCCAACATCACGTTCATGGAACCGAACGCGATATGGACCATATTGAACATGGGCACTGCCGGGTCACTGATAGAAGCAGTCCGGAAGAACGGTACTAAGTCGTCGGTGTTTTTGCAAGAGCAGACGGCCACGCTTTTGGCCAACATGGCAGCGGTCCCCGAGGCCAGACCGCACATGGCGGCCAACCACGCGGTCATCGCTTTGCTGTGTTTCCTGCAAGTGCGGCACTCGCCGTTGCAACGCGTTCCCGAGATATTGGCCGCGGAACGGCTACAGCACAAGACAGCCATCGCCTTATCCAG aCTGTGCAGCGATGTAGAAGTGTCGAAACAATTCGTGGAACTCGAAGGCGTTAACCGTTTGATAAGGTTGTGCAAAGACGAACGAGAACGAAATCACAGTGACGGTGTTCTAGTGGCGTGCTTA gCTTCGCTGCGGAAAATCGCTGCGAATTGTGGCAAAGAAATAATGAACCAATACGACGCCGCTGAACTGATTGAACCGAGACTGTTGGATTCATTCCTTTTGTATTCATCGAAACAAGAGAGTTATGTTTAG